The Bubalus bubalis isolate 160015118507 breed Murrah chromosome 18, NDDB_SH_1, whole genome shotgun sequence genome contains a region encoding:
- the JOSD2 gene encoding josephin-2 isoform X2, with product MSQAPGAQPSPPSVYHERQRLELCAVHALNNVLQQQLFSQEAADEICKRLAPDSRLNPHRSLLGTGNYDVNVIMAALQGQGLAAVWWDRRRPTRGSNPHLLHPLHWQADSLPLSHLRSPQLIGSGYQTSKMVGWMDGWKEQMKSWAPVPAGAAPGAGADPEPALARLAGAAVPAPAPAALGSPAPGGRRLLQPGLQAAGARGAGRRGRRQGLPGGRAGSRLVRGAAGGNQGGGGAGLLAAGRLTPGGGAHGCPPGAAPPPTPPPRPAFRASEQAPGPGQDTLWT from the exons ATGTCCCAGGCCCCAGGAGCTCAGCCAAGCCCGCCCTCCGTGTACCACGAACGGCAACGCCTGGAGCTCTGTGCCGTGCACGCCCTCAACAACGTcctgcagcagcagctcttcaGCCAGGAGGCTGCCGATGAGATCTGCAAGAG GTTGGCCCCAGACTCCCGGCTGAATCCCCATCGCAGCCTCCTGGGCACTGGCAACTACGACGTCAACGTGATCATGGCTGCCCTGCAGGGACAGGGCCTGGCTGCCGTGTGGTGGGACCGAAGGAG gccaacccggggatcgaacccgcatctcttgcatcccctgcattggcaggcagattctttacccctgagccacctgagaagccctcagtTGATAGGCAGTGGATACCAAACATCCAAGATGGTCGGTTGGATGGACGGATGGAAAGAGCAGATGAAGAGTTGG GCCCCTGTCCCAGCTGGCGCTGCCCCGGGTGCTGGGGCTGATCCTGAACCTGCCCTCGCCCGTCTCGCTGGGGCTGCTGTCCCTGCCCCTGCGCCGGCGGCACTGGGTAGCCCTGCGCCAGGTGGACGGCGTCTACTACAACCTGGACTCCAAGCTGCGGGCGCCCGAGGTGCTGGGCGACGAGGACGGCgtcag GGCCTTCCTGGCGGCCGCGCTGGCTCAAGGCTTGTGCGAGGTGCTGCTGGTGGTAACCAAGGAGGTGGAGGAGCAGGGCTCCTGGCTGCAGGCAGACTGACCCCAGGAGGAGGGGCCCACGGCTGCCCGCCCGGAGcggccccaccccccaccccaccccccagaccAGCCTTCCGAGCAAGCGAGCAAGCGCCGGGGCCGGGGCAGGACACCTTGTGGACCTAG
- the JOSD2 gene encoding josephin-2 isoform X1 — MSQAPGAQPSPPSVYHERQRLELCAVHALNNVLQQQLFSQEAADEICKRLAPDSRLNPHRSLLGTGNYDVNVIMAALQGQGLAAVWWDRRRPTRGSNPHLLHPLHWQADSLPLSHLRSPQLIGSGYQTSKMVGWMDGWKEQMKSWAPVPAGAAPGAGADPEPALARLAGAAVPAPAPAALGSPAPGGRRLLQPGLQAAGARGAGRRGRRQPPRVCAQGLPGGRAGSRLVRGAAGGNQGGGGAGLLAAGRLTPGGGAHGCPPGAAPPPTPPPRPAFRASEQAPGPGQDTLWT; from the exons ATGTCCCAGGCCCCAGGAGCTCAGCCAAGCCCGCCCTCCGTGTACCACGAACGGCAACGCCTGGAGCTCTGTGCCGTGCACGCCCTCAACAACGTcctgcagcagcagctcttcaGCCAGGAGGCTGCCGATGAGATCTGCAAGAG GTTGGCCCCAGACTCCCGGCTGAATCCCCATCGCAGCCTCCTGGGCACTGGCAACTACGACGTCAACGTGATCATGGCTGCCCTGCAGGGACAGGGCCTGGCTGCCGTGTGGTGGGACCGAAGGAG gccaacccggggatcgaacccgcatctcttgcatcccctgcattggcaggcagattctttacccctgagccacctgagaagccctcagtTGATAGGCAGTGGATACCAAACATCCAAGATGGTCGGTTGGATGGACGGATGGAAAGAGCAGATGAAGAGTTGG GCCCCTGTCCCAGCTGGCGCTGCCCCGGGTGCTGGGGCTGATCCTGAACCTGCCCTCGCCCGTCTCGCTGGGGCTGCTGTCCCTGCCCCTGCGCCGGCGGCACTGGGTAGCCCTGCGCCAGGTGGACGGCGTCTACTACAACCTGGACTCCAAGCTGCGGGCGCCCGAGGTGCTGGGCGACGAGGACGGCgtcag CCTCCCCGTGTCTGCGCACAGGGCCTTCCTGGCGGCCGCGCTGGCTCAAGGCTTGTGCGAGGTGCTGCTGGTGGTAACCAAGGAGGTGGAGGAGCAGGGCTCCTGGCTGCAGGCAGACTGACCCCAGGAGGAGGGGCCCACGGCTGCCCGCCCGGAGcggccccaccccccaccccaccccccagaccAGCCTTCCGAGCAAGCGAGCAAGCGCCGGGGCCGGGGCAGGACACCTTGTGGACCTAG
- the JOSD2 gene encoding josephin-2 isoform X3: MSQAPGAQPSPPSVYHERQRLELCAVHALNNVLQQQLFSQEAADEICKRLAPDSRLNPHRSLLGTGNYDVNVIMAALQGQGLAAVWWDRRRPLSQLALPRVLGLILNLPSPVSLGLLSLPLRRRHWVALRQVDGVYYNLDSKLRAPEVLGDEDGVSLPVSAHRAFLAAALAQGLCEVLLVVTKEVEEQGSWLQAD; the protein is encoded by the exons ATGTCCCAGGCCCCAGGAGCTCAGCCAAGCCCGCCCTCCGTGTACCACGAACGGCAACGCCTGGAGCTCTGTGCCGTGCACGCCCTCAACAACGTcctgcagcagcagctcttcaGCCAGGAGGCTGCCGATGAGATCTGCAAGAG GTTGGCCCCAGACTCCCGGCTGAATCCCCATCGCAGCCTCCTGGGCACTGGCAACTACGACGTCAACGTGATCATGGCTGCCCTGCAGGGACAGGGCCTGGCTGCCGTGTGGTGGGACCGAAGGAG GCCCCTGTCCCAGCTGGCGCTGCCCCGGGTGCTGGGGCTGATCCTGAACCTGCCCTCGCCCGTCTCGCTGGGGCTGCTGTCCCTGCCCCTGCGCCGGCGGCACTGGGTAGCCCTGCGCCAGGTGGACGGCGTCTACTACAACCTGGACTCCAAGCTGCGGGCGCCCGAGGTGCTGGGCGACGAGGACGGCgtcag CCTCCCCGTGTCTGCGCACAGGGCCTTCCTGGCGGCCGCGCTGGCTCAAGGCTTGTGCGAGGTGCTGCTGGTGGTAACCAAGGAGGTGGAGGAGCAGGGCTCCTGGCTGCAGGCAGACTGA
- the JOSD2 gene encoding josephin-2 isoform X6 yields MSQAPGAQPSPPSVYHERQRLELCAVHALNNVLQQQLFSQEAADEICKRPLSQLALPRVLGLILNLPSPVSLGLLSLPLRRRHWVALRQVDGVYYNLDSKLRAPEVLGDEDGVRAFLAAALAQGLCEVLLVVTKEVEEQGSWLQAD; encoded by the exons ATGTCCCAGGCCCCAGGAGCTCAGCCAAGCCCGCCCTCCGTGTACCACGAACGGCAACGCCTGGAGCTCTGTGCCGTGCACGCCCTCAACAACGTcctgcagcagcagctcttcaGCCAGGAGGCTGCCGATGAGATCTGCAAGAG GCCCCTGTCCCAGCTGGCGCTGCCCCGGGTGCTGGGGCTGATCCTGAACCTGCCCTCGCCCGTCTCGCTGGGGCTGCTGTCCCTGCCCCTGCGCCGGCGGCACTGGGTAGCCCTGCGCCAGGTGGACGGCGTCTACTACAACCTGGACTCCAAGCTGCGGGCGCCCGAGGTGCTGGGCGACGAGGACGGCgtcag GGCCTTCCTGGCGGCCGCGCTGGCTCAAGGCTTGTGCGAGGTGCTGCTGGTGGTAACCAAGGAGGTGGAGGAGCAGGGCTCCTGGCTGCAGGCAGACTGA
- the JOSD2 gene encoding josephin-2 isoform X4 translates to MSQAPGAQPSPPSVYHERQRLELCAVHALNNVLQQQLFSQEAADEICKRLAPDSRLNPHRSLLGTGNYDVNVIMAALQGQGLAAVWWDRRRPLSQLALPRVLGLILNLPSPVSLGLLSLPLRRRHWVALRQVDGVYYNLDSKLRAPEVLGDEDGVRAFLAAALAQGLCEVLLVVTKEVEEQGSWLQAD, encoded by the exons ATGTCCCAGGCCCCAGGAGCTCAGCCAAGCCCGCCCTCCGTGTACCACGAACGGCAACGCCTGGAGCTCTGTGCCGTGCACGCCCTCAACAACGTcctgcagcagcagctcttcaGCCAGGAGGCTGCCGATGAGATCTGCAAGAG GTTGGCCCCAGACTCCCGGCTGAATCCCCATCGCAGCCTCCTGGGCACTGGCAACTACGACGTCAACGTGATCATGGCTGCCCTGCAGGGACAGGGCCTGGCTGCCGTGTGGTGGGACCGAAGGAG GCCCCTGTCCCAGCTGGCGCTGCCCCGGGTGCTGGGGCTGATCCTGAACCTGCCCTCGCCCGTCTCGCTGGGGCTGCTGTCCCTGCCCCTGCGCCGGCGGCACTGGGTAGCCCTGCGCCAGGTGGACGGCGTCTACTACAACCTGGACTCCAAGCTGCGGGCGCCCGAGGTGCTGGGCGACGAGGACGGCgtcag GGCCTTCCTGGCGGCCGCGCTGGCTCAAGGCTTGTGCGAGGTGCTGCTGGTGGTAACCAAGGAGGTGGAGGAGCAGGGCTCCTGGCTGCAGGCAGACTGA
- the ASPDH gene encoding putative L-aspartate dehydrogenase isoform X2, whose product MCVVRGAAGSRVQTQTTEFKGMALDRVPRKVGIVGYGRLGQSLVSHLLTQGPELGLELVFVWNRDPGRMAGSIPPSLQLQNLAALGERHPDLVVEVAHPKIIQESGAEILRYANLLVGSPSALADQATERQLLEASHRWGHAVFVARGALWGAEDITRLDEAGGLQSLRVTMATHPDGFRLEGPLATMRSTGPRAVLYEGPVRGLCPHAPRNSNTMAAAALAAPSLGFDRVIGVLVADFSLKNMHVVDVELSGPPGPTGRSFAVHTHRENPAEPGAVTGSATITTFWRSLVGCCQLPSKPGIHLC is encoded by the exons ATGTGTGTGGTGAGAGGGGCAGCGGGCAGCAGAGTTCAGACGCAGACCACTGAATTCAAGGGCATGGCCCTCGACAGGGTCCCGAGGAAGGTGGGCATAGTGGGCTACGGCCGCCTCG GACAGTCCTTGGTCTCCCACTTGCTGACTCAGGGACCAGAACTGGGCCTAGAACTTGTTTTTGTCTGGAACCGTGACCCAGGACGAATGGCGGGGAGCATACCCCCTTCCCTCCAGCTCCAGAACCTTGCTGCTCTCGGGGAGAG GCACCCTGACCTTGTGGTGGAAGTGGCCCATCCCAAAATAATCCAGGAATCTGGGGCAGAAATCCTGCGCTACGCCAATCTCCTG GTGGGGTCCCCCTCAGCCCTGGCTGACCAGGCCACAGAGCGGCAGCTCCTGGAAGCCTCACATCGCTGGGGCCACGCTGTGTTCGTGGCCCGGGGGGCTCTGTGGGGCGCGGAGGACATCACCAGGTTGGACGAAGCCGGGGGCCTCCAG AGCCTCCGTGTCACCATGGCTACACACCCCGATGGCTTCCGGCTCGAGGGACCCCTGGCTACGATGCGCAGCACCGGGCCTCGCGCTGTGCTCTATGAAGGCCCTGTTCGCGGGCTCTGCCCCCACGCCCCCCGAAACTCCAACACCATGGCGGCCGCTGCCCTGGCCGCCCCCAGCCTGGGCTTCGACCGTGTGATCGGGGTGCTTGTGGCTGATTTCAG CCTCAAGAACATGCATGTGGTGGATGTGGAGCTGAGCGGACCCCCAGGCCCCACAGGCCGAAGCTTcgctgtgcacacacacagagagaacccCGCAGAGCCAGGCGCTGTCACCGGCTctgccaccatcaccaccttCTGGCGCAGCCTCGTGG GCTGCTGCCAGCTCCCCTCCAAGCCGGGGATCCATCTCTGCTGA
- the JOSD2 gene encoding josephin-2 isoform X5: MSQAPGAQPSPPSVYHERQRLELCAVHALNNVLQQQLFSQEAADEICKRPLSQLALPRVLGLILNLPSPVSLGLLSLPLRRRHWVALRQVDGVYYNLDSKLRAPEVLGDEDGVSLPVSAHRAFLAAALAQGLCEVLLVVTKEVEEQGSWLQAD, translated from the exons ATGTCCCAGGCCCCAGGAGCTCAGCCAAGCCCGCCCTCCGTGTACCACGAACGGCAACGCCTGGAGCTCTGTGCCGTGCACGCCCTCAACAACGTcctgcagcagcagctcttcaGCCAGGAGGCTGCCGATGAGATCTGCAAGAG GCCCCTGTCCCAGCTGGCGCTGCCCCGGGTGCTGGGGCTGATCCTGAACCTGCCCTCGCCCGTCTCGCTGGGGCTGCTGTCCCTGCCCCTGCGCCGGCGGCACTGGGTAGCCCTGCGCCAGGTGGACGGCGTCTACTACAACCTGGACTCCAAGCTGCGGGCGCCCGAGGTGCTGGGCGACGAGGACGGCgtcag CCTCCCCGTGTCTGCGCACAGGGCCTTCCTGGCGGCCGCGCTGGCTCAAGGCTTGTGCGAGGTGCTGCTGGTGGTAACCAAGGAGGTGGAGGAGCAGGGCTCCTGGCTGCAGGCAGACTGA
- the ASPDH gene encoding putative L-aspartate dehydrogenase isoform X1 encodes MCVVRGAAGSRVQTQTTEFKGMALDRVPRKVGIVGYGRLGQSLVSHLLTQGPELGLELVFVWNRDPGRMAGSIPPSLQLQNLAALGERHPDLVVEVAHPKIIQESGAEILRYANLLVGSPSALADQATERQLLEASHRWGHAVFVARGALWGAEDITRLDEAGGLQSLRVTMATHPDGFRLEGPLATMRSTGPRAVLYEGPVRGLCPHAPRNSNTMAAAALAAPSLGFDRVIGVLVADFSLKNMHVVDVELSGPPGPTGRSFAVHTHRENPAEPGAVTGSATITTFWRSLVGTARLLLGTSGPSPQAPGGA; translated from the exons ATGTGTGTGGTGAGAGGGGCAGCGGGCAGCAGAGTTCAGACGCAGACCACTGAATTCAAGGGCATGGCCCTCGACAGGGTCCCGAGGAAGGTGGGCATAGTGGGCTACGGCCGCCTCG GACAGTCCTTGGTCTCCCACTTGCTGACTCAGGGACCAGAACTGGGCCTAGAACTTGTTTTTGTCTGGAACCGTGACCCAGGACGAATGGCGGGGAGCATACCCCCTTCCCTCCAGCTCCAGAACCTTGCTGCTCTCGGGGAGAG GCACCCTGACCTTGTGGTGGAAGTGGCCCATCCCAAAATAATCCAGGAATCTGGGGCAGAAATCCTGCGCTACGCCAATCTCCTG GTGGGGTCCCCCTCAGCCCTGGCTGACCAGGCCACAGAGCGGCAGCTCCTGGAAGCCTCACATCGCTGGGGCCACGCTGTGTTCGTGGCCCGGGGGGCTCTGTGGGGCGCGGAGGACATCACCAGGTTGGACGAAGCCGGGGGCCTCCAG AGCCTCCGTGTCACCATGGCTACACACCCCGATGGCTTCCGGCTCGAGGGACCCCTGGCTACGATGCGCAGCACCGGGCCTCGCGCTGTGCTCTATGAAGGCCCTGTTCGCGGGCTCTGCCCCCACGCCCCCCGAAACTCCAACACCATGGCGGCCGCTGCCCTGGCCGCCCCCAGCCTGGGCTTCGACCGTGTGATCGGGGTGCTTGTGGCTGATTTCAG CCTCAAGAACATGCATGTGGTGGATGTGGAGCTGAGCGGACCCCCAGGCCCCACAGGCCGAAGCTTcgctgtgcacacacacagagagaacccCGCAGAGCCAGGCGCTGTCACCGGCTctgccaccatcaccaccttCTGGCGCAGCCTCGTGGGTACGGCCAGGCTCCTCCTGGGCACTAGCGGCCCCTCTCCCCAAGCCCCAGGCGGAGCTTGA